The Longimicrobiaceae bacterium genome contains a region encoding:
- the glp gene encoding gephyrin-like molybdotransferase Glp, whose protein sequence is MSRGRTADWVSVQEARGTILRLVAPLAPERRALLNALGSVLAEDVASPVDLPPWDNSAMDGFAVRSADVLGASPEAPRVLRVVDDVPAGSFPSRPVGPGEAIRVMTGAPFPEGADGVVRVEHTDGAAAVGTPEGRVEVRSDADAGKNVRRRGEDVRRGEVVLRAGTPLRAAELGVAASLGRAELPVVRRPRVAVLASGDELVEVEGFAEVLAGRRIVSSNSYALAAQLAESGIEAQVLGIAADTPESLRERLEDARGCDALVTTAGISVGEHDHVRAVMEALETEVSFWRVRARPGSAFAFGRVAGLGGIPWFGLPGNPVSTMVTFEVLVRPALLRMCGRRAVFPPTEPARLRDPVSMQPGLTHFLRVRLDRADGHLSASLTGSQSSGVLTSMAAADGLLVVPESGGDFGAGDTLSVIVLGGAPLREEAGY, encoded by the coding sequence ATGAGCCGCGGACGCACGGCCGACTGGGTATCGGTCCAGGAGGCGCGGGGCACGATCCTGCGCCTGGTGGCGCCGCTCGCGCCGGAGCGGCGGGCGCTGCTGAACGCGCTGGGCTCCGTGCTGGCGGAGGACGTGGCATCCCCCGTGGACCTCCCGCCGTGGGACAACAGCGCCATGGACGGGTTCGCGGTCCGGAGCGCGGACGTGCTCGGGGCCTCGCCGGAGGCACCGCGAGTGCTGCGCGTGGTGGACGACGTGCCGGCGGGAAGCTTCCCCTCGCGCCCGGTAGGCCCCGGAGAGGCCATCCGGGTGATGACCGGGGCTCCGTTCCCCGAGGGGGCGGACGGGGTCGTGCGGGTGGAGCACACGGACGGCGCCGCCGCGGTCGGCACGCCGGAGGGCCGCGTGGAGGTGCGGTCGGACGCGGACGCGGGGAAGAACGTCCGCCGCCGGGGGGAGGACGTCCGGCGAGGCGAGGTGGTGCTCCGCGCCGGGACGCCCCTTCGCGCGGCGGAGCTCGGGGTGGCCGCATCGCTCGGGCGGGCGGAGCTGCCGGTGGTGCGGCGGCCACGGGTGGCCGTGCTCGCCTCGGGCGACGAGCTGGTGGAGGTGGAAGGGTTCGCGGAGGTGCTGGCCGGGCGCAGGATCGTCTCCTCCAATAGCTACGCGCTGGCGGCGCAGCTCGCGGAATCGGGGATTGAGGCGCAGGTGCTGGGGATCGCCGCGGACACCCCGGAGAGCCTGCGCGAGCGGCTGGAGGACGCCCGCGGGTGCGACGCGCTGGTGACCACCGCCGGAATCAGCGTCGGCGAGCACGACCACGTCCGCGCCGTCATGGAGGCGCTGGAAACGGAGGTGAGCTTCTGGCGGGTGCGGGCGCGGCCGGGATCGGCGTTCGCGTTCGGGCGGGTGGCGGGGCTGGGCGGGATCCCCTGGTTCGGGCTCCCCGGCAACCCGGTCTCCACGATGGTGACCTTCGAGGTGCTGGTCCGCCCCGCCCTGCTACGGATGTGCGGACGGCGCGCGGTCTTCCCCCCGACCGAGCCGGCGCGGCTGCGCGACCCGGTCTCCATGCAGCCGGGACTGACGCACTTCCTGCGCGTCCGCCTGGACCGTGCCGACGGCCACCTGTCCGCTTCGCTGACCGGCTCCCAGAGCTCCGGGGTGCTGACCTCCATGGCCGCGGCGGACGGGCTGCTGGTGGTGCCGGAGTCCGGCGGCGACTTCGGAGCCGGAGACACGCTATCGGTGATCGTTCTCGGCGGGGCGCCGCTGCGGGAGGAGGCGGGTTACTGA
- a CDS encoding BrnT family toxin encodes IPPVLRTSLASSVTPPAEPPLRALSTANPAVDSVPPPKAPFFNSLLEEERLLLLGQSTAGRYLVVALTERGDTVRIISARLMTSRERRTYERQTRS; translated from the coding sequence CATCCCGCCTGTGCTCCGTACCAGCCTTGCCTCCTCTGTTACGCCTCCCGCGGAGCCGCCGCTGCGTGCCCTCTCCACGGCCAATCCTGCCGTCGACTCGGTGCCGCCTCCGAAGGCCCCCTTCTTCAACAGCCTTTTAGAGGAGGAACGGCTTCTGCTGCTGGGCCAATCTACCGCTGGCCGCTATCTCGTCGTTGCTCTCACCGAGCGCGGCGACACCGTGCGCATCATCAGCGCGCGGCTGATGACTTCACGAGAGAGGAGGACGTATGAGCGCCAGACCCGAAGCTGA